In Mycobacterium stomatepiae, the following are encoded in one genomic region:
- a CDS encoding phytoene desaturase family protein produces the protein MADYDAIVIGAGHNGLVAANVLAKGGAKVLVLERAHFLGGMAATRELFDGYKHSVGAWAVLIWRQEMTERLELTKWGFELMDQWTSTCTFGDPEDTPFVMYNDLERMGRHLLEDHGADVATALGGLFAHIRRFAPYFVDSAFGPPLDIIEVISSQPTPEDRHDFAQMWYGSTMDTVRRFLTPDQGRCIQGSLAAMSIDAFDGGPWTPGSNASTLYHYLIGGGNVEYIMPRGGIGSLSTALCRRAESLGAEVQLKQHVKEILVEGGRATGVQLRDGTTISADVVLSSLDPYTTFVNLAGAQNFPPDYIRKIKEINFNLGYIQAHLTIDQAPQWIERLQPYLQDNGQWCPTVAYAPSPEYISDAWEQYRKGELPDATPTYLYIPSMVDSSLAPEGKHSATIFTPYFPTGLDADENRSWKEQYADTCVKIFDTYAPGFADSVTNRVVFSNRYFGSTFSAHAGDYAHGLLQPNQLWTGRVVEGADKFATPVDGLYLCGQCTHPGPGVTGIPGWNGAEAALKRLNARVGQA, from the coding sequence ATGGCGGACTACGACGCGATCGTCATCGGAGCGGGTCACAACGGGTTGGTAGCCGCGAACGTGCTGGCCAAAGGCGGCGCCAAAGTGCTTGTCCTGGAACGGGCACACTTCCTCGGGGGCATGGCCGCGACCCGCGAACTCTTCGACGGCTACAAGCACAGCGTCGGCGCCTGGGCGGTGCTGATCTGGCGTCAGGAGATGACCGAACGCCTGGAACTCACCAAATGGGGCTTCGAGCTGATGGACCAGTGGACGTCGACGTGCACCTTCGGCGACCCCGAGGACACTCCGTTCGTGATGTATAACGACCTCGAACGGATGGGGCGCCATCTCCTCGAGGATCACGGCGCCGACGTCGCCACCGCGCTCGGCGGGCTGTTCGCCCACATCAGGCGCTTCGCACCGTATTTCGTCGACTCGGCGTTCGGCCCGCCGCTCGACATCATCGAGGTGATCTCCTCCCAGCCCACACCCGAGGACCGCCACGACTTCGCCCAGATGTGGTACGGCAGCACGATGGACACGGTCCGCCGCTTCCTGACGCCCGACCAAGGCCGCTGCATTCAGGGCTCGCTGGCCGCGATGTCCATCGACGCGTTCGACGGCGGTCCGTGGACGCCGGGCTCGAATGCGTCGACGCTGTATCACTACCTGATCGGCGGCGGCAACGTCGAATACATCATGCCGCGCGGCGGCATCGGCTCGCTGAGCACCGCATTGTGCCGGCGCGCCGAGTCGCTAGGCGCCGAAGTGCAGCTCAAGCAGCACGTCAAGGAGATCCTGGTCGAGGGCGGGCGTGCCACCGGTGTCCAACTACGCGACGGGACAACGATTTCCGCCGATGTCGTGCTGTCGTCGCTCGACCCCTACACCACGTTCGTGAATCTGGCCGGCGCGCAGAACTTTCCGCCCGACTACATCCGCAAGATCAAGGAGATCAACTTCAACCTGGGATACATCCAGGCTCATCTCACGATTGACCAAGCGCCGCAATGGATCGAACGCCTGCAGCCCTACCTGCAGGACAATGGCCAATGGTGCCCGACCGTCGCATACGCGCCGTCGCCGGAATACATCAGCGACGCCTGGGAGCAATACCGCAAGGGAGAGCTGCCCGATGCCACGCCGACCTATCTGTACATCCCCAGCATGGTCGACTCGTCGCTGGCGCCCGAAGGCAAGCACAGCGCCACGATTTTCACACCCTACTTCCCTACCGGGCTGGACGCCGACGAAAACCGAAGCTGGAAAGAGCAATACGCGGACACCTGCGTGAAGATCTTTGACACGTACGCGCCGGGCTTCGCCGACTCCGTCACCAACCGCGTCGTGTTCTCCAACCGCTACTTCGGCAGCACCTTCAGTGCGCACGCCGGCGACTACGCACACGGCCTACTGCAGCCCAACCAGCTGTGGACCGGCCGCGTCGTCGAGGGAGCCGACAAGTTCGCCACCCCGGTCGACGGGCTCTACCTCTGCGGGCAATGCACCCACCCCGGCCCCGGGGTGACCGGCATCCCCGGATGGAACGGCGCCGAGGCCGCGCTCAAACGCCTCAACGCGCGCGTGGGTCAGGCATAG
- a CDS encoding TetR/AcrR family transcriptional regulator yields the protein MESRSQRTRQALLQAAMKRFVADGVHQTSVSDIAADVGVTERTFYRHFPSKHAVIFADYDIGFEWFARALALRPHGEPITASVRKAVDAFPFDFAMVREAATIRSRDLDQEIITTHIRRMRDQVADEIARFIHERSQPTADGAMIADIAAQSLATAVFASLETWMSKGGEDPDLNQDELSRLTDIALRALEDGLTHTLREAGLD from the coding sequence GTGGAATCTCGTAGTCAGCGCACCCGTCAGGCGCTCCTGCAGGCGGCAATGAAGCGCTTTGTCGCCGACGGCGTGCACCAAACCAGCGTTTCCGACATCGCCGCCGACGTCGGGGTGACCGAGCGGACGTTCTATCGGCACTTCCCGTCCAAGCACGCGGTGATCTTCGCCGACTACGACATCGGGTTCGAATGGTTCGCCCGCGCGCTGGCTCTGCGCCCACACGGGGAACCCATCACCGCGTCGGTGCGAAAAGCGGTGGACGCCTTCCCTTTTGACTTCGCGATGGTCCGCGAGGCCGCGACCATCCGGTCGCGCGACCTCGACCAGGAGATCATCACCACGCACATCCGGCGGATGCGCGATCAGGTCGCCGACGAGATCGCCCGCTTCATCCACGAACGGTCCCAGCCGACCGCCGACGGGGCGATGATCGCCGATATCGCCGCGCAGAGTTTGGCTACTGCGGTGTTTGCCTCGCTGGAAACCTGGATGAGCAAGGGCGGGGAGGACCCCGACTTAAACCAAGACGAGCTGAGCCGCCTGACCGACATCGCGCTGCGCGCGCTGGAAGACGGGCTCACGCACACTTTGCGCGAGGCCGGACTGGACTAG
- a CDS encoding SRPBCC family protein, protein MFNEDSIAIDAAPQLVWDVFTDVEHWPEWTASVTSLVGLDGPDLAVGRRFAIKQPGMQKLVWRVTEIDPGRSWTWVQRSPGVLVTARHHVTASGGRTLVRQQLDQSGPLGALVGRLMVKKTKRFLELEAQGLKARSEQLSRANGPHP, encoded by the coding sequence ATGTTTAACGAAGACAGCATCGCGATCGATGCGGCGCCGCAGTTGGTATGGGATGTCTTCACCGATGTCGAGCACTGGCCGGAGTGGACCGCCTCGGTGACATCCCTGGTCGGCCTCGACGGACCCGACCTCGCGGTCGGCCGCCGGTTCGCGATCAAGCAACCCGGCATGCAGAAGCTGGTCTGGCGGGTCACCGAGATCGACCCGGGCAGGTCCTGGACGTGGGTGCAACGGTCCCCCGGCGTGCTGGTGACCGCGCGCCACCACGTCACCGCCAGCGGCGGTCGCACCCTGGTGCGCCAGCAGCTCGACCAAAGCGGTCCGCTCGGCGCGCTGGTCGGACGGCTGATGGTCAAGAAGACCAAGCGATTTCTCGAACTGGAAGCCCAAGGACTCAAGGCCCGATCGGAGCAGCTCAGCCGAGCCAATGGTCCGCACCCCTGA